The Elaeis guineensis isolate ETL-2024a chromosome 5, EG11, whole genome shotgun sequence DNA segment TCTTTTTAGAAATGAACAGAGAAAGCTGATGCGATGGAGAGAAACAATAATGGTCTTGAGACTTTCTGTCAGTATGGATGCTATCAGTATCACAAAAAATGAAAAATTAGCAGAATCAAATTTAGAGGTAGAAACCAATACACCAATATACATGTTTCTCATTAGAACAAATAAATGTTTGAAACATTTCTTGATAAATCTATCAGTATTAGATGTTTAGAAAATACAACACATGGAATGTTGGTAAATAATTTTGAAGATATTTACAAAACATGAAGGGTAATTTCTGTAGGTCAAAAATGTAGGAGTCTACTAAAGAGAAGGCAACACACATACTTGGAGAAAGGGCACCACATCTGTTGATCCTAAAAACCTAAATTTCAATATAGTACATAAAAGAGGTAGAGTGCCAGAGAAGATTTGAAAAAACCAGTGATGGCACTGGATGTAGCCCCTAACAATAATAGTTGGTCAGGAAGGATCCACAAAGTTGTCTTCAACTGGTTCAGGCAAGTAATGTTCATGACGAAGTTAAATTGGCTTACATTTGCATACTCATTTGGTTTACTCAGAATGCCCTGTAGCCAATGCCAACCAGCCCAAGTCACAACCTAACATGCATGCACATCGTCGGTGGGGGGGggtatggagagagagagagagattaagggCATCAAATAGAATTAAGAAGGTAAATTAACAATAACATATGAAGTTTTCCAAATTTTGGACCACCTCTGGCCAAGTCCACATGGAATCAACAGAAAGCATGAAATAGAATTATTATCACCCTAATATGCACTACTCGATTTTTAGTCAGGGTTTACAAACAACATTAATGATTTAAGCATATCTGAATAGAGGAAAAAGAATAAACTAATTCAACTCAGCAATTCTGAAGTTCATACACTCAAAAACAAACCTGTGCACCTTTGACCAATATCCCAAGGGGTGTCCATCTCCGAATCCATATGAATGGTGGATAGCAAAGACATTGAAATGCCTTAACAGCCTGCCATACAAATGGACACCTGCCCCGGAGAGTCTCTGCACAGCCTCTAGAGCAGCAACTTTCAGTAAGAAGAATGCTATCTCACCTGTAGGCCATCTTTTCAAGCTTAGAGATTTTGGAGGAGCGATGTGTTTGAAAGTCTTAGGCGAAATATATCTTGGCGAAGAAGCAACTAGGGTTCTTTTGGGCATCTTTTCCCCAGCAAGGTTGCTTGACTATTGAAGGTTTTTGCTTGAGCCAGACATAGGCAATGAGACCAAAAATGAAATGGAGCAGTAAAGCTCCAAATATACATCCACTATCAGATCAAAACATGGATTTTTAACTGTCTTATCTCAAGATTCCTGGCTGCTTACAACTGATTATTGTGAAGCAGTCCATACTGGTTGGCACCATCTCAGTGATTATATTTTATTAGCCTTATAGGTAAACATTTACTATAGCTGAACCAACTAATTGAAATACAGATCAAAGTTTCATTAAATTTTGACctgcaaaaaaatatatatatatataatttttttggtaTTTAATCTGCCCAAAAAAATGATGCAATTATTGCTGTACTTTTAGAAAAAATGCCATAACTGCATTCTGTGAAAATCATATAGCATTCTATGAAAAATCATATTGCTGTTCTGTATTGTCGTCCCATTAAAAGTTGTATCCTAGTGAGAAATTATCAAACTGAGCAAATCCAAAGGACAGAAAGCACGGAATACATATGACATGTCAAAGAACAGATAACAAGTAAAAAAAGAGAACTTTCTTTCTATATCTAGCACCATGCCTCTCTCTCTATAATCCTGTGCATTTATATAGCAAGCATTAAGACTGTATGTATGGTAGAGATGACTTTTTATTGCATAAGTCCAAGAGTTTGAAAAACCTTAGTAATTAATGTTTTAGGCAGCTTTAACATAGCAGTCAAAGCTCATTATCAACTATCTTGGGCTATTTACACTTCACCTTTTTAACTAATCAAGATCCACATCCTCTAGCTATACCAGCTTGTTGAAGTCCCATATCTTAATCTCCATCCATGTTATTGACAATTGCACATACTTTTATTCTCCATTACTGTAAGAACTCAGCTGGCTTATCATAATCTATATTCGCTACCTGTGCAACTCACATGTGCCTCTGACTATAGACCGTACTGAACATCTTACCCTCATGAAATATGACATATAGCCAGACCCTCTTTATTTCCTGAAGTTTTGCATTCATATAACATTAAGAACCTTGTAGttgtattataatttttttttctatgtcTCTATGATGTCACAATTACATGATAGCATCCCTAACTtcattactctctctctctctctctctctctcgctgcgTGCGCACGTGCGTGCGTGTCTGCACAAGTGCACATGCATGCATTCTAAAAAATACTTCAACACAGCAAATTTAACAGATTAAGATATATTTTGCCCATGTTTAATTTATCTTCCAACTAAAGTTGTATTATGAACACTATGTTTTAGTTCTATTCTTCGAGTGTATATTAGATCCTTGTCCTTCAAAATGTTCTCCATGATTTTATTTTTGTAATTATAAACTATCCCTACTCCCTAGTCCAATAACACTGGATCATCTTCATCTAGATATACCATGGCACCTCCTCCTCTATCAGCAAACATTCTTGATGAAAAGTTGATAAGATGTGGTTTTAATACCAATAGATGGAAGCCCCACCATGATTAAAGCTAGCCTACATGACAACAACGTCAAGGTCATTTATCTTTTCAGACGTCTCTAACAATATTAAGACACCTATTTGCAAAGATTATCACCTTTTTGCCAACTAAATTATATCTTTTGACACCATATCATTCATAAGCAATTGCCTAGATTCAATATCTAAAACTTAAATTTTCTTTACAGCATTGTGTGCACTGTGCAGTTGAATCTTCACACTGCTATAGATCTTATTGACTCATATCCATGATATAATTTCATACTTAATTAACTATCAGGCTAATACATGTAACTTCAATGTCTGTTGCAGGACATAGTTTGTTCAGAAATGTGCATGATAGAACAAAAACAGTTATTTTTCAACCATACAACCATAAACGAAGAGGCATCACTGCAACCATTAATGCCACGAATCTCCACCAAGCTAGATGCAGGAGGTCGTGGTGGGATCTTCCCGATGGCCACTCTACGAGCCAACTCAACTGCAACTGTAATCTAGAAGAGGGATCCTAGGCTAGAAGAGGAAATCAAGAGCCAAAAGAAAGCGAGATTCTACTTCTTGATCCTCCACAGGTGAGGCTAAAACAGATGAATTCAAGACACGAATTCATAAAATTATTTCGGCAAAGACATAAAATACaggtaaaattaaataaattagggATTTTCCAAGCTTGCCTCCAGGAACCCAGGGAATAATCCTTGCAGATCCTTGGTGATTTACAGATCGGAGCCATAGAAACAAGAAAAATAGGGTTGAAGCTAGAAGAGGAGTTCTGAAACCCGAGAGCTTTGCCGCCATTCTCTGAGATACGCGATGATTGGGATCGTtctagagagagaaggagcacGGACGTAGCCCCTGAATAAAATTCTGTACACGGAGTCTATTCTACATTGTATACATGATACCTTTAAACGAACCAAAATCATTTGAGGCGGGTGCGGAAAAAGGGCACATTTGACGGACTtctaattttatcatattttttttaatattaattttttaaaaaaattaaaaaaaattaccgaCAAAAACAACAGTAGCCTAcaattctctttcttctttctttttaaaatatatttttatcaacaATACTATATAATGAGATGATATACATCAGGTAAATTAACATCAAGCAAGTCAACACATACCTCTAGCTAGAGGTAGCAATGAGATCAGATCATAAATGGATTGGATTAGATGCAGATTGGATCAAAAAAcatcaaatctgaatctgacctatttactaaacaagttagattttcaaatctgaacttgacccatttaataaacaggtcattCAACttgatctgtttaacctgtttaatttataatttagttaaaaaaaatattcgttgGTGAATTATGgtctctttaaaaaaataaaaaaataataaaataaaaatcaatttttcaCCTCTATGGCTCTATCTCCAATCTTTGCGGTTAGCCAGTCGCCACACTCTTAGCCCGACCGCAGCCCGCCCCTCCACCCTCACCGGCGTCACCGCGCGCTCGCCCCTCCACTCTCACCAATGTCGCCGCACTCTCGCCCCTCCGCCCTCACCAGCGTTGCCGCACGCTCGCCCCTCCGCCCGACCCCCTTCTGCCCTCGCCTACATCACCGTGCTCCGACAAGCCTCCAACGGCGTGAAGAAGAAGGAACGGAGAGGGCtgaggggaagagaaaaaaagccCTAGCAGGGTTGCGGGATGggaacaaaaaaatcaaaaaaaaatcgatttaaaaagaaaccctaaaccctaaaaggAAATCGAGATGGGAACGTATCTTTTGACCGCCTGCTTTCCTACTACGGCAAAACCCATCGCCAACCCTTCGATCGTCCCAGCAATGGCCACTGCCCTCGTTCTGCCGCGGCCCTCAGCCACCTCCGGCCCTCCACCCCATTGGGATCTCTTGATCACCTCCAGCTCCTTCGCCTCCAACAAGTCTCTGTGATCTTCGTCTCCCGCAAAGCCTCCGATGGTGCGAAGAAGAAGACAAGGGGGAGGGCCTAAGGGACGAGAAAAAAAGTCTTGATGGGGCTGTGGGATGGGAATAAGAAAATCAAAGGGTGGCATGGCGTGTTATCGATGGGATGTCACTGACGTGGCCCAATTCCCTATGCGTGGGCGAGCGAATTTGAAAAAAAGAAGGGTGCGCTGCATGCCGCAGGTAAAGACTTTAAACAGATTACATTACATGGGTTAAATGGGTTATGTTACAATCCGGTTCGATCCAATTCatctattaaatagattaaacagaataattttttaaaacttaaatttaatttaattattaaataaattaaatagatcaacCTATTTACGATCTGAATTTATTTAAtccaaattcaaatctatttaagatgaATCGAATACTAATCGGATTGATGAGTATGATCGATTTTTGCCGCTCCTACCTTTAGCTAGATAAATCAATATACAGTTTATAGAATATATAATTCATCGATACACAATacatgactaaatgatacgtaCTTAACAAATTAGTTATCTAGCAAACTAATACATACTTTCAAATAAATTAGCATAAAGTTTTCAGGACATTAAATTCATTGGTATATACTATATAATTAGAAAATACATATTTATTGACTTTTCGATACATATCACAAGTATTTTTCATAAACACACAATAATGATCCAATATATAtttttcgataaaaaaaaatagtttaaaaattgtGTATTGATTTACTTAAATATGTGTATTGAGTCACTATTATAtgtgtataaaaaaattaataatatatatcaaaaaatctaTGGGCATATATTACTTAGCTATATAGTATATGTTGAGGTCacgcgcaccggattggatcgacCTAGGTTTTTGATCTAAAGTCTAatctctttgagacaattcaccaaacacattgcaggcataaataaacaaagacaaagaaaccaagatttacgtggttcggcacaagaGGCCTACATCCATGAGGAGGAGGAGCAATCCATTATAAATCCGTCTCGAAAAATAGGTACAAcatgaggtataaaatacctttaaCCGAAACCAACAAGAAAGCAACAAagtatcgaatagaaggcaaccaagatccaatcggatctaccaatctcagcctcggcaatagatcaaggtaagataatacctgaggtgaagatacctttctcaatcctcgacaaaaaatcaagatgaatacctccttaccaaccAAAGAAGCATTGGGTCATCAGCACAGGGCATCCGTGAAAccaagaaggaagaagacaggTAGAACACCAACAGAACACCAACGGGAGAAAGCCAGGAAGAACACCAGCGGGAGAAAACCATGGAGCAAGCCTGCACAAGAATACCTGGGACCACCACCACGCACTTGAACCCACTCAAAAAAGAAGGATGCCGCGAcctccttttaaagaaaaaacaaTCTCCTCAAAATAGAGATTCACCCGAATAAGAATTCTAAACTATCACGGGAGATAAACAAGGAAAGAATAATTTTGGAGCAATATATATAACAATCCTCCTCCTTGcgacaaatattgtaccttttatatcagatgtggattaaaaaaaaaaaaatttataacctcctcctcaccacaagtcccgcagggcattaccaaatgcttataccaatcaagttcagaaaattcctgaacttaattacagggattggtttagtgaacatgtcagcCGGATTATGGGCagtataaattttttaaagtctgacatcacctttctctacCAGATCTCTGATGAAGTAATACCTGACATCTACATGTTTTCTTCGTTCGTGATACATCTGGTCTCTGGCAAGGTGCAAAGCACTCTAACTGTCACAATGAATGTCTAAACAATGCTGTTCAAGACCCAAATCCTTTACCAACCCTTTTAgccaaatagcttcctttgctgcttctgtcaatgccatatattctgcttcagtggTAGATAAAGTAACTGTAGACTGCAAAGTAACCTTCCAACTGACTATAcatccagaaagagtaaacacatatccggtcaaagatcttctcctgtccaagtcataagcataatctgaatctcaaaatcctgtaactatgcaattactctgtgcagtaaatatcaatcccaatttagaaGTGCCTTTTAGATATCTAAGTATCTATTTCACAGCTGACCAGTGAGCCTTTCCAATCTTATCCATGTATCTGCTTACAATGCTTACTGCCtgtgaaatatcaggtcgagtgcagaccatcgcgtacatgatgctgccaactgcgctcgcatatggcactctagacatatatctctcatcatcctcagtctgaggagagtctctggcagaaagtctaaaatgactggcaaagggggtagtgacaggcttaactgtagacataccaaatctgtccaagactttttcaatataactatgctgagtaagaaaaaatctacctgactgcctgtcacgaataatctccatcccaagtatcttctttgccggtccaaggtccttcatatcaaatgcagtactgaGCTCGACTTTCAGTTTCTGGATGATTGACATGTCCTTGGCTGCAAttaacatatcatccacatataataacaaataacaaaaagacccatctgaaagctgctggtgatacacacaactatcatatggagatctactgtATCCATGGTCGATCATAAATTTGTCAAATTTACGGTACCACTGTCTTGGAGACTActtgagaccatataatgatctcttgagtaagcatacatgatcttctttatttgaAACCTCAAATCCAggtggttgttgcatatagatatgttcctctaaatcaccgtgaagaaaagctgtctttacatctgtTGTTCCAGCTCCAaattttgagaaacaacaaaagcaagtaaTACACGGATAGAAGAGTATTTAactataggagaaaatatctccttgtaatcaataccctcCCGTTGACTGTATCTCTTTGCTACTAACCTGGCCTTATATCTAAAATCTTGAGGAGTGGctccttctttccttttgaagatccatttgcagccaattgccTTCTCACCTTTTGGTAATTTGACTAACTTccaagtctgattcttttctagagactgaagttcttcaaccatagccatgGTCCATTTATCAGCCCGTAAACtactaatagcctcctgatatgtggtCGGCTCATCACCAATGGTGTCTGCAACACTCAGAGCATAATAGACTAACTCAGCACAAGCAGAATCCTCAAAACCATACCTTTGAGGTGCTCTGATCTGACGCCTAGGTCTTCGAGTGGCAATactatcaatctgatcctgatcttgtaatgtcacctcctcctgagtctgaatctGTACATCTATCTGTTGTTATTGTTCATTGTAAGTATCTTCACTTGACTGCTGCTGCTGTGATTTAACAGTCTGATCAATATCTACAACAGTCCTATCCTGCTGACCCCGATCCTGAtcactttgagaagaattaggctgtAGCTGCCTTGAAGCAGTGGCTGTCTCATGAAATGTTACATCCCTGCTGACTAGAAATCCTTGAGATCCAGGCTCTATGCACCATATTCTATAGCCCTTTaccccatatgcatatccaataaatatgcacTTTTTAGCCCGGGGTTCCAACTTTCCATCTCTTATATGTGCATAAGTTGGACATCCAAAGATTCTGAGTATTGAATAGTCTGCAGgtcttcctgtccacatctcttccggagtcttcatgcttaatgctgatgctggagatcgATTTATAATATAGCAGGCTGTGTGAGTGGTCTCTGCCCAAAAATCTCTACTTAATCCAGAACTAAatagcatagatctgactctctctaatagtgtccggttcatgcgttctgccacaccattctgttgaggtatacccactgttgttctatgtctaataatgccttctgaCTTGCAAAAGTTATCAAATTATGTAGAACAAAATTCTAAACCAGTATCAGTCCAAAAAGTTTTCACATTCCTTTCAGTTTGCCTATCGACCATAGACTTCCaccatttgaatgtttcaaatacatcactcttatttttaatggtgtatatccagacttttcgggagtaatcatcaatgaaagtaagtatatatcttgatccaTCCTTGGATGTAATTGGGGCAGGTccccataggtcagaatgaatatagtctaatataccagTTGTCCTATGCATGCCTGTAGTGAAGCTGACTCTGTGTTGTTTTCCAAATATGCAGTACTCACAGAATCCAAGTACACCAATCTTCTAACCACTCAGCAGACTACGTCTGCTCAGCTCCTGTAGACCTCTGTCTGAAATGTGTCCTAGTCTCTGGTGCCATAAATGTGTCAACTGCTCAAGAGAAGATTGTATTGCTGATGTCTGACCAACAACTGTACTGCCATCCAGGTAGTAAAGGGTGTCACTTAATTTATCTCTCAATAAAGTTAATACCCCTTTATTGATAGTTatagatcctctaccccatctgccctcatatcctactctgtcaaaggcatgtattgagagaatgttcttttttaatttaggaacatatctgacatcatccaatatcaccatggtatttgaattagatttaatttgtatcgttccaataccttctatattacagatACCATCATCTCCAATAAGAACAGTATcaccttcacaagatctaaaggaagagaaccatTCCTTGTGAGGTGTCATGTAGAAGGATGCTCCAGAATCCACGATCCAAGTGTCAGCATGACTAACACTGCAGGCAGCTGTAAATACTGCATCATCTGGTATATTACTATGACTTCCTGAAGAAACTGcaattgatgctgtatcagagattgttcctttatctttttgttcctttttccttttagattgtagaagtcTACATTCAGATTTTCAGTGGCCTGGCCTTTTGCAATAGTGATAAATACCTGATCTTTTGGGCTtagactttgatctatttttggacttacttCTACCCTATCCCCCTTTTTCTGTTCATCTCTACCTCTAACAGTAAGACCTTGAGCTGGAGTCTGAGTctgatgctgaagctgtacttttaatttaagttcattggataacaaggtagcttctacttcttcaagacttattgtttctcttccataaagcatggtagtggtaatatgctcaaaggacttaggcaaagagtaaattagaatcaaagccttatcttcttcatctacatcgacatcaacatttactagatcaagcaggagcttattatactcatccaagtgatccttaagtgaagttccttctgtcatacgaaatatgtgtaatttttttctcaaatataatctattagttAGGGATTTTGCCATATATAAACTGTCTAGTTTTTTTCATACATTTTTGGCTGTATCTAGTTCCACAACATTGCGTAGGACTTTATCACTTAAACCTGAAAACAAAGTTCCTAGGGCTCTCTCGTTAATTTCTTTTTTAGCAGCCTCATTATCTCCCGGGATTGAATCCATACCCTTAAGAGCTTTTGCAACACCTTCTTTAACCAACAAATATTTTATCCTTACCTTCCATAGTGAAAAATCTCCCGTGCCATCAAAGACGGCCACTTCATgcctgatggtggtggagtgagagacagatgccggatcattagccattaaaaaaatttatttcttatcaccagccatccaagtgctctgatatcaattgttgaggTCACGCGTACCGGATTGGATTGACCTAGGCTTTTGATCTAAAGTCTAatctctttgagacaattcaccaaacacattgcaggcataaataaacaaagataAAGAAACTAAGATTTATGTGGTTCGGCATAagaggcctacatccacggggaggaggagcaatccactataaatccgTCCCGAAAATAGGTACAACATGAGGTATAAAATATCTTTAACCGAAACCAACAAGAAGGCAACAgagtatcgaatagaaggcaaccaagatccaatcggatctaccaatctcagcctcggcaatagatcaaggtaagataatacctgaggtgaagatacctttctcaatcctcggtaaaaaatcaagatgaatacctccttaccaaccGAAGAAGCGTTGGGTCATCAGCACAGGGCATCCGTGAaaccgagaaggaagaagacaggtAGAACACTAACAGAACACTAACGGGAGAAAACCAGGAAGAACACCAGCAGGAGAAAATCAAGGAGCAAGCCCGCACAAGAACACCTGGGACCACCACCACGCACTCGAACCCACTCAAAAAAGAAGGATGCCGCGAcctccttttaaagaaaaaacaaTCTCCTCGAAATAGAGATCACCCGAATAAGAATTCTAAACTGTCACGGGagataaacaaggaaagagtaaTTTTGGAGCAATATATATAACAGTATATATtgatgaatataatattttaaaaactatgtatcaattttatttgaaaatatatattagatttctAAATGACTAATTTGTTAAGTATGTATCATCTAGCAATATACTTTATACTGATGAATAGCATATTCTATAAAtaatatatcaatttatctagatatatatgtatatacacacactatCTAGTTGAATGGATTTATgtggcatatttttttttttttgataaaattataatatgcTCTTTACATGATGGCATTTTGAATTTTAGTTTTTAATcctttttcaaacaaaaaaaaatagttagctaCCACGTATTaagattaatttaatattttattttttttatatcaaacatCTCCCATGTTTTTTAACAGAGAGATGAGCAACAGTAGATCACCCTAGTGCACAGCTATAATCAACATCTTCCCTTATTTTGCATGCTAGAACTCATAGTATTCAAATATGTTTCATCCACATGCATGGCGAACGTGGGTTAGTTTCaacttaattattaaatttaattatgtcAAACATTGTTTCAGTTATCaaacatctctctttttttgttttttggtagAAATCTCTCATATATTTTTCAGTGCAAGTTACATGAACCGAGACGGCTGAAAGCTAACAGAATGCTAAATCTCCTAACCAGCATGTATAGACCTAGAATGCAATAATTAGGAATTGGATGTTACCACAAGGCAGTTGATCTGCTATGTTGGAACCTGTATCATTTGTTTTTAAAGAGCTCAATATTTCTCTCAACAGCAAAAACAACAAGGATGTTGGCAGCTATCCATTAAAGTTTGTTGCATAAGAAGGCAAACCAGGCTAAATATCACCACTAGCACTAGCTTATAGATTTCCATCGCAATCCTCGCAAGGCTACTTTTTCTCACTCATGCAACTTCACAAACGAAGAGCATTGCATGACAGCGCACTTTATGATGCAATCAGAGCCGGCCTGGGGCAGGTCAAATCGGGCGACCGTCCCAGGCTCCAAGTCTAGATCTTGTATTGATGTTTCAATAGAGTGTAAGGATGattttctataatattataataagaaaaataattaaatagattattgatagattttatacgctgcttaacgaatatatctatagaaaattattgcatgtagattaatttttcaataataattaatatttaaagtatgttaatttttaatagaaaagatctcattttttttatttagcccTAGATCTAAAAAATGTCAGGATCGGCCCTAGATGCAATGACCAACCTAAAGCAAAAAGGCATTTTGGTATGAGCGTAGTAATTATATTGAACCATTTGACTATGTTGTGTATTTGACCTTGTTATATAAGCGGATCAAACAACGCACAAACCTCACCCTATATCCAAAGAGCTAGGAAGGTGCAGGCCTGGTGGGTCTATTCTTCACACAATTCATTATTATCCGGTGGCTTTATTGTTTCTTATTTTGGTTAAGGTGAACTTTAATAGTTTCATGATGGATGCAGATCTTCTAAAGTATTTAAAAAGTATCGTagagtattgtacatgattggaTATCATCCATCTCAAGAAAGATAGATGTgtgtattaaaaaaattaaaaaaataaataaataaattttaaaaatatttgaatagtTTGAACAATTATTCATTTTATGATGAACGGCATCTAATCAAAAAATATCGTAAAGAATCCTATTCCGTTCCATGACTGCTATAATTAAAAATTGaagaaaggtttttttttttttggtaacgatGGAAGATGTTTATTTGTTGTTCATGATCATTAGTGCTACAACTGCTTTTCATAAGAATTTGAGGTCAAACTTGCGTGAAGGAGAGATGTTTATGGCTCAACAAATTCTTAGCACACCATTCTTTGTCACTCTTCTCAAAATGGTTGGCTAGATAACCAGACAGGAGGAGGCCTCTTTTTCTTCCCCTTCTACCTGACACATGGGCTGAGATAATGTAATCGTGCCAGTTCACCTTGATTGGAACGTCTCTTTATTTGTCTTAACTTTTGACTTTTCCAAGATGTAATAGTTCTTTTTTACGTA contains these protein-coding regions:
- the LOC105045701 gene encoding uncharacterized protein isoform X2 yields the protein MAAKLSGFRTPLLASTLFFLFLWLRSVNHQGSARIIPWVPGGEIAFFLLKVAALEAVQRLSGAGVHLYGRLLRHFNVFAIHHSYGFGDGHPLGYWSKVHRKSQDHYCFSPSHQLSLFISKKTIHTQPHCESSSRPSTSDMRNCDESPKDALSGSWLVQLFRELEKQGITLPERVDEDELHRFYTAANGDISCLLSSLKRTICWRETYHILSSQELEMWSQLVFWHGFDVFLK
- the LOC105045701 gene encoding uncharacterized protein isoform X3, which produces MPKRTLVASSPRYISPKTFKHIAPPKSLSLKRWPTGEIAFFLLKVAALEAVQRLSGAGVHLYGRLLRHFNVFAIHHSYGFGDGHPLGYWSKVHSIHTDRKSQDHYCFSPSHQLSLFISKKTIHTQPHCESSSRPSTSDMRNCDESPKDALSGSWLVQLFRELEKQGITLPERVDEDELHRFYTAANGDISCLLSSLKRTICWRETYHILSSQELEMWSQLVFWHGFDVFLK
- the LOC105045701 gene encoding uncharacterized protein isoform X5, with translation MAAKLSGFRTPLLASTLFFLFLWLRSVNHQGSARIIPWVPGGEIAFFLLKVAALEAVQRLSGAGVHLYGRLLRHFNVFAIHHSYGFGDGHPLGYWSKVHSIHTDRKSQDHYCFSPSHQLSLFISKKTIHTQPHCESSSRPSTSDMRNCDESPKDALSGSWLVQLFRELEKQGITLPESFSNRTRDPAFD
- the LOC105045701 gene encoding uncharacterized protein isoform X1; amino-acid sequence: MAAKLSGFRTPLLASTLFFLFLWLRSVNHQGSARIIPWVPGGEIAFFLLKVAALEAVQRLSGAGVHLYGRLLRHFNVFAIHHSYGFGDGHPLGYWSKVHSIHTDRKSQDHYCFSPSHQLSLFISKKTIHTQPHCESSSRPSTSDMRNCDESPKDALSGSWLVQLFRELEKQGITLPERVDEDELHRFYTAANGDISCLLSSLKRTICWRETYHILSSQELEMWSQLVFWHGFDVFLK